The region TAAAGCCCCTGCACCTTTACTGCCTTACTTGCAGCGCGTTGAAAAAGAAGCACATTTACTTGAGCATATGCTGAGTGATATTTTGCAACTGTCCCGACTAGAATCCCAGCAACTGGTGATCACCCCTCATCCAATTTCATTGGCCGAGCTATTAGAACCGATTCTTGATGACGCCAGGTTTGAAGGTCAGCAATTGGGAAAACAGGTCGATTGGCAAACAATACCTGATATGACATTAACAGTTGATGCAGCCTTACTAAATCGCGCATTCGAAAACATTCTACGTAACGCTATTAAATACGCCAATAAACAGGTTAGTTTGTCGATACTGTGCAATGATGAGCAACTCACTGTCACGATCAGCGACGATGGCCCAGGTGTTAGCGAGGCTATGCTGGAAAAACTATGTATCCCCTTTTTCAGGGCCTCCCAAGCGCGTACCCCAGAAGGTACATCCGAACCAGGTGGGTTCGGGTTGGGGCTGGCAATTGCGCAGCACGCTGTAAAAGTGCATCATGGTCATATTCAGTTTAGTAATCACTCTGGTCTGCGTGTTACCGTAACGCTGCCAATAAGCAACCATGTATTATAGCGAAAGCACACACTTAGCAGAAAACCTTATCCACATCCGGGCGCACTGGGAGCGTTGCCACAAAGGCACATTTTCCAGTGGGCTAGGACCACTCTTTTACGCCAGCCATATTCCTGAGCGGGCAAAATTTGCCGTTGTTCTAGTCAATGGCCGCATTGAATCAGCGCATAAATATCAGGAGCTAATGTGGGAGCTCGCCCGCAACCAAATCGCCGTTTTCACCTTTGATCACCCGGGCCAGGGCCTATCCGGGCGCTTCCTTGCCAATTTACATATTGGCCATATTGACACCTTTACACAATATGGCGATTGCCTCGATGCATTTATGCAAGAAGTGGTAACCTCACAGTGGCAAGGTGATACGATTATATTGGCACACTCTATGGGAGGAGCGATTGCGTGTGATTATTTATCCCGTTTCACCACTTCTGTTAACGGTGCATTTCTCAGCGCGCCAATGTTTGCGATCAATACCGCCCCTTACCCTGCCTGGTTTGCTCATGGTGTTGCATCAACAGCCTGCCTGCTAGGCCTGGGAAAACGTTATGCGATTGGTCAGGCTGACTACTTGCCAAAAACCTTCGAAGATAATGAGTTGACCCAGTGTCCACACCGTTACGCATTATTCAGACAACTATACCAGGACAACCCGGGGTTACAGCTCGGTGGTGTTAGCTTCCGCTGGCTTCAGCAGGCACTGAGTTTTACTCGCAACATCGAGCAATTGCAGATAAACCTGCCACTGAGTATCGCCAGTGCTGAATATGACACTATCGTCTGTCCAACAGCCCATGAACAGTTTGCACAACGTCTAACGCATTGTCAGATACAGTCCTATCCAGGTAAACACGAGCTACTGTGTGAAATAGACACCATTCGGCGTGCGGTGCTGGCTCAGTTTTATACTTTTTCCGAACAGCTCCTTGGCTGTCAGCCCCCCTCACCAAACACCGCCACTTACATTGTGGATGAAGTCGGTGATACGGACAGTGACACCGGGTCCTGATGGATCAGGATATCCATTTCCGACTCAAAAGCGGCTTTAATATGTGCTACGACTTCATCACTGATCTCATGCGCACGAGCCAATGGAATATGGTCGTCCAGTTCCAGGTGCAGCTGTACAAACTTCACCTTGCCACTTTGTCGGGTGCGCAAATCATGTACTCCATAAACCTCTTCATGGCTGGACGCCAGCAGAATGATCTCAGTTTTTTCTTCGTCAGGCAGCTCTTTATCCATCAAGTGATCCGCACTTTCTCGGGCTATTTCCCAACAATTGTAAAGCAGATAAGCAGCAACACCTATCGCAAACAAAGCATCGGCATGCTCTACCTGCCAGTGGCTCAACAACAGCGCCGTCAACACGGCCAGGTTCAGTAGAATGTCCCCTTTATAATGTAAAGAGTCGGCTTTAATGGCAATTGACTGGGTCCGCTTAACCACATGATGCTGCACAATAACGACAGCCAATGTGCAGCCTACAGCAAACAAGCTAACCCATACACCCAACAGGCTATGCTGAATTGCGACCGGATTAAACAAACGCTCAATACCATGAAAAGTTAATAAACAGGCTGAGCCGGCAATAAATGCAGCCTGTCCAAGGCCCGCCAAGGCTTCCGCTTTGCCATGACCAAAACGATGATCATCGTCTGCAGGGCGAAGCGCAT is a window of Pseudoalteromonas sp. R3 DNA encoding:
- a CDS encoding cation diffusion facilitator family transporter, producing MAALMITAKAWAWLASGSAAMLGSLTDSLLDVSASMMSFLVLSYALRPADDDHRFGHGKAEALAGLGQAAFIAGSACLLTFHGIERLFNPVAIQHSLLGVWVSLFAVGCTLAVVIVQHHVVKRTQSIAIKADSLHYKGDILLNLAVLTALLLSHWQVEHADALFAIGVAAYLLYNCWEIARESADHLMDKELPDEEKTEIILLASSHEEVYGVHDLRTRQSGKVKFVQLHLELDDHIPLARAHEISDEVVAHIKAAFESEMDILIHQDPVSLSVSPTSSTM
- a CDS encoding alpha/beta hydrolase; the encoded protein is MYYSESTHLAENLIHIRAHWERCHKGTFSSGLGPLFYASHIPERAKFAVVLVNGRIESAHKYQELMWELARNQIAVFTFDHPGQGLSGRFLANLHIGHIDTFTQYGDCLDAFMQEVVTSQWQGDTIILAHSMGGAIACDYLSRFTTSVNGAFLSAPMFAINTAPYPAWFAHGVASTACLLGLGKRYAIGQADYLPKTFEDNELTQCPHRYALFRQLYQDNPGLQLGGVSFRWLQQALSFTRNIEQLQINLPLSIASAEYDTIVCPTAHEQFAQRLTHCQIQSYPGKHELLCEIDTIRRAVLAQFYTFSEQLLGCQPPSPNTATYIVDEVGDTDSDTGS